The Cellulosimicrobium cellulans genome contains the following window.
GTTCGTCGCGCGGATCGCGAGGTACGCCTTGCCCGCGAGGCAGCGGGCGGACGCGGTGACCTCGACGTCGACCGTCGGCTCCGGCTCGGACTCCGTCGTGAGACGGAACCAGTCGAACGCCACGGTGACCGGCGTCTCCTGCTCCGGGCCGATCGCCATGAGGCCGACCTTGGTCAGCGGCGCGTCGTTGGTCACCGGCGCGCCCAGCGGCGTCCAGTTCACCCCGCCGTCGCTGACCCAGCCCTGGTACGTGCTCCCCACCTTCTCGAGGCGCACGTACCAGTAGCCCGACTCGGTCGAGTCGGCGAGCTCGAGCTGGCGGTTGCCGCCGTTGCCGAACTGGCCGCCCTTCTCCGAGACGAGCTCGGCGCCGAGGTTCAGCGCCGCGCCCGGTGCGTTCTTCGCGAGCACGTCGGCCTTGACGTAGTTGTCGTCGTCGCCGTACGCGATGAGGCCCGCGAGCTGCCACCGGTGCACGAGCGGCGCCTTCATCCGCGTCTCGACGACCCAGTCACCCTCCGGAGCGGTCTGGAGGACGAAGTTGCGCGGGTCGCCGTTGTTCCCGGCGTTGATGTCGCCCGGCTGGGTCGTGATGCGCAGCTCGCCGTCGGCGACGGCGACCTTCGACCCGTCGTACCGGACGATCGCGTCCCAGCGGCAGCCGTCGAGGGCGTCGCCCTCGAACTCGTCGCTCGGCTCGCGGACGCCGTCGTCGGGCTCGGCGCCCGTGACGTGGACGTAGTCGACCTTCGCGACCGTGTTCGCGGTCGCCGTGTCGCCGCCCGCCATGACGCCGAACGTCGCGTCGGGCTTGACCGGCGCGGAGCCTGCGAGCGCCGTCCACGCCTGGCCGTCCGCCGAGTACGCCGCCGTGATCGCGGACCCGTCCGAGACGAGGCGCAGGTGGATCGCCGACGGGAAGCCCGCCGCGACGTCCGTCTGGCCGTGCCACGTCCGGGACCCGCCGGTCTCGGTCTGGAACTCGAGGAAGCGGGCGCCGCTCTGGTTCTTGGTGAACGCGAGCTTGGTGTACTCGTCGTCGTTCACGTGGACCAGGAGGCCGGCGTGCTGCCAGTGCCGGGCGAGCGGGACGTCGAGCTTGGTCTCGAGCGTCCACGCCCCGGCGGGTGCGGGCTGACCGAGGTAGCTGATCGGCCCGGTCACGGCCTCGTTGATGTCGCCCTGCACGACCGGCAGGACCGCGTGGCCGTCGGCGACGGTGATCGGCTGGCCCTCGGCCTGGCGGACGACCGTCCACCGCGGGTCGAGAGCGTCGCCGTCGAACTCGTCGGACGAGTCCGCGAGGCACTGCGGCGGGTTCTCCCCGCCGGGCTCCTCGGTCTGCGGGTCGTCGTCGAACACGAAGTCCTGGAACTCGACCGCGCTCGTCGCCGTCGTGCTGTGCGCCGTGACGAAGAGACCCACGTCCTGGACGGACGCCGCACCCGGCAGGGCCTGCGGCTCGCCGATCTGCGTGAAGTTCTCGCCGTCCTTGCTCCAGGAGGCCGTGTACAGGTCGCCGTCGCGCACGATCCGCACCCACGCGGGGTAGCTCGTCGAGCTCGCGCCGGTCGACGTCGTGAGCTGCCCGCTGGCGTTGCCGCGCAGCCACTCGAAGCCACCGTTCGGGCGCATGCCCAGGGCCGCGTAGCCCTGCGAGTTGGCCGTCTGCGTGACGTCGTTGCGGACGATGATGCCGGCCTTGGCGGACCCGTTGGAGTTGCCCTGGCTGTTGACCTTGACGGTCGCCGACCACGTGTCGTCGGCGCCCTGCTCGCGGTAGATGGTCGAGTACTCGTTGGTGCCCTGCCACATGTTCGCGCCGCCCGAGGTGACGAGGTACTTGCCCTCGGCGAGCTGCTCGAACGTCCCGTTCGCGTTGGTGAAGGTCTTCATCCCCGCGAAGAGGTCGCCGACCTGGGCGAGGACGACGCGCGAGCGCGTGTACAGGCCCTTGTCGTTCGTGGCGACGGCGGTCAGCTCGTAGTAGTTGTCCGCCGTGGGGTTCCACGTGGCCTCGTACGGAGCCGTGGTGTCGACGCCGATCGACTCGCCGTCGACGAAGAACTCGACCTGGGTCACGGTGTTCTCGGTGTCGTCCGCCTCCGCGGTGACCGCCATCTCGCCCTGCTCGAGACGGACGCCCGCCTCGGGGGACGTGATGCGGACCTTGGGACGGGTCGTGTCCGAGACGCCCTTGCCGTCGGCCTCGATGAAGTTGAGGCGACGCTCGCCCTCACCGGGGAAGACCACGTAGAGCGTGAACGGCTCCAGGGGGTCGGTGACCTCGACGGTCACGTCCGTGAACGTGCCGAGCCCGGTCTGCGGGATCTCGGCCGTGCCGAGGAGCTCGCCGTCCGCCGCGTCACGACGCAGCTCGATCGTGCCCTCGGCCGCCGCCGCGACCCGCAGGTTCAGGGCCTGCACGCCGTAGAGGCTCACGGGGTCGTACGACGCCCAGGAACCGTTGGACCCGGTGATGACGGAGCCGCCGCCCTCGACGTCCCGGCTCGGGATCGTCGTGGTGCCGTCGGAGGCCGCGTGGAACTCCGCCTCGCGCTTCTTCGGGAAGATCAGCGTGGTGTCCGACCCGGTGAGCGCGGGCACGTCGCCCTCGCCACCGCGGTCGGTGTAGCGCGCGTCGATCACGTAGAAGACGTTCATGTCCTCGCCGTGGCCGCCGCCGAGGCTCGTCGCCACGGTGCCCGTGCGGCCGTGCAGCGGCTCGGCCGGGTGCGCGTGGGCGTCGTGCCCGAGCGCGGGCTGGATGATGACCTGCTCGTCGTCGATCTCGTCACCCTCGGGCGAGTCCTCCGCGTCGGTCACCGACACGTCCCACGTGATGTCGTCGCCGAAGTTGAAGAAGGAGCCGGTGGGCGGCAGACCGAAGTCGACCTCGGGCCGCGTGTTGCCCACCGTGATCGGGACGGTCGCCGTGCCGATCTTGCCGGCGGGGTCGGTCACCGTGAGGCGCGCGTCGAAGACGCCGTTCTCGGTGTAGGTGTGGCTGGGCGCGGCGGACGTCGAGTCCGTCGTGCCGTCACCGTCGAAGTCCCACGCGTACGTGAGCTCCTCGCCCTCGGGGTCGGTGCTCCCCGTGCCGTCGAACGCCACCTCGAGGGGCGCGATGCCGGAGTCCGGCGTCGCGACCGGCTTCGACACCGGCGAGCGCGAGCCCGACAGGTAGTCGATGCGGTGGAGGCCCGAGTTCGGGTTGTCGCGGCCGAAGCCGCCGCCCCAGTCGAGCACGTACATGGCACCGTCGGGACCGAACTTCGAGTCGATCGGCGCGAGGAACTGCTCCTGCGGGAGGAACGGGTTGACCTTCTCGACGTCGGTCGCGCCGGGCGCGGCCTCGGGGTCCTTGAGGTCGATCGTGTACATCTTGTTGCGGGCCCACTCGTAGAAGAAGGCCTTGCCGTCGTAGGACTCCGGGAACTTCGTGTCCGAGTCGAGCTCCGGGTCGAACTGGTAGAACGGGCCGCCCATGGGCGCGAGGCCGCCGCCGGCGTTGATCGCGCCGGGGACGGACGAGCGCTGGTAGCCGTACCACATGTCCGCCGGCTGGGCCGGGGGCAGCTCGGTGAGACCCGTGTTCTTCACGGAGTCGTTCACGGGCGCGTCGCAGTCGAAGAAGTCACCGACCGTGACGGGGTTCGTCCGGTAGTCGACGTCACGGAACGGCTCGTTGTTGCCCATGCACAGGGGCCAGCCGTAGAAGCCGGGCTCCTTGATGAGGTTCCACTCGGCGATGCCGGCCGGGCCGCGGTTGGCCAGGTTGTCCGACCCGTTGTCGGGCGAGTAGTCGGCGACGCCGAGGTTGCCCGTCTTCGCGTCGATCGTGAAGCGGAACGGGTTGCGGAAGCCCATCGCGTAGATCTCGGGCAGCGTCTTCTCGGTGCCCGGGGCGAACAGGTTGCCCTCGGGGATCGAGTAGGTGCCGTCGGCCTCCGGGTGGATGCGCAGGACCTTGCCGCGCAGGTCGTTCGTGTTCGCGGACGTCGCGCGCGCGTCGTGGAACGTGCCGTCGCGCTCGGAGATCGGCGCGTAGCCGCCCGAGGGCTCGGAGTGCGGGTTCACGTCGTCGCCGACGCCGATGTACAGGTCACCGGTCTCGTGGTCGACGGTGAGGCCGCCACCCGTGTGGCCCGGCTCGTCGGGCAGGCGCCCGGCCGGGATCTCGATGAGCACCTTCTCCGACGCCGGGTCGATCACCGTGGAGCCGGGCCCCTCGGAGGAGACCGTGAACCGCGAGACGCGGCTGAAGAAGTTCGCCGGGTCGGAGTCGTTCGAGCTCGCGGGCGCGTAGTACTGGTACAGGTACCCGTTCTCCGCGAAGTCCTTGTCGAGCGCGATGCCGAGCAGGCCGTCCTCGCCGCCGGAGTACACCGGGATGGTGATCGCGGTCGTCGTGTTCTGCGTCCGCGGGTCGTACACGCGGATCTGCCCGCGCACGAGCTCGGTGTAGAACACGCGGCCGTCGGGCGCGACGTCCATGCCGAAGGGCGCGCTCGTGTTGGAGTCGAGAGCGATCTTCTCGAACGAGCCCCAGTCGGTGCCGCCGCAGTCGCCCTCGACGAGGCCCGCGGCCCACTGCACGCCGCCGACGATGTGCTGCACGAGGTCGGGCTCGTCGGTGTAGTGCGCCCCGAAGTGGCCCATGCCGGTCATCCAGGCGCGACCGCCGTCGTAGGGCTTGCACCACGAGATCGGGTGGTCGTAGCCCATCTTGTTGCTGCCCGCGTCGTACGTGGACTCGTCCATCGTGGCGAGCACGTGCGCGCTGCCACGGACGTTGGCCGAGTAGTTGTACCACTCGTCCGCGCGCGTCCAGCGCTGGGAGAGGTGCTCGGTCGACGGGTGCGTGCGGTCCTCCACCCGGACCGTGCCCGGCAGGCCGGGGCTGTTGCCGGTGGCGGCGTGACCGGGCATGAGCGCCCCGATCATGTCGTCCCACCAGCCGTAGCTGCCGCGCATGTCCGTGGCGTTGTGGATCGCGACGATGCCGCCGCCCGCCTGCTGGTAGCGCTCGAGCGCCGCCTTCTCGTCGGCGTTCCACGGGTCGCCCGACGTCTGGAACATGACCAGGGCGTCGTACTGCGCGAGGGACTCGTCGTTGAAGACCGTCGAGTCCTCGGTGTGGTCGGACGCGATGCCGACCTCCGCGAACGCCGCCTCGAGCACCGGGGTGCCCTGCGTGATCGCCTCGCTGTGTCGGAACTGGGTCGTCTTGGTGAAGATGAGCACCTTGTGCTCTTCGGCCGCGGGGACGGGGTCGTCGGCG
Protein-coding sequences here:
- a CDS encoding ThuA domain-containing protein is translated as MTARRPRRARSVAALTIGALAFTLAPVTMASAADDPVPAAEEHKVLIFTKTTQFRHSEAITQGTPVLEAAFAEVGIASDHTEDSTVFNDESLAQYDALVMFQTSGDPWNADEKAALERYQQAGGGIVAIHNATDMRGSYGWWDDMIGALMPGHAATGNSPGLPGTVRVEDRTHPSTEHLSQRWTRADEWYNYSANVRGSAHVLATMDESTYDAGSNKMGYDHPISWCKPYDGGRAWMTGMGHFGAHYTDEPDLVQHIVGGVQWAAGLVEGDCGGTDWGSFEKIALDSNTSAPFGMDVAPDGRVFYTELVRGQIRVYDPRTQNTTTAITIPVYSGGEDGLLGIALDKDFAENGYLYQYYAPASSNDSDPANFFSRVSRFTVSSEGPGSTVIDPASEKVLIEIPAGRLPDEPGHTGGGLTVDHETGDLYIGVGDDVNPHSEPSGGYAPISERDGTFHDARATSANTNDLRGKVLRIHPEADGTYSIPEGNLFAPGTEKTLPEIYAMGFRNPFRFTIDAKTGNLGVADYSPDNGSDNLANRGPAGIAEWNLIKEPGFYGWPLCMGNNEPFRDVDYRTNPVTVGDFFDCDAPVNDSVKNTGLTELPPAQPADMWYGYQRSSVPGAINAGGGLAPMGGPFYQFDPELDSDTKFPESYDGKAFFYEWARNKMYTIDLKDPEAAPGATDVEKVNPFLPQEQFLAPIDSKFGPDGAMYVLDWGGGFGRDNPNSGLHRIDYLSGSRSPVSKPVATPDSGIAPLEVAFDGTGSTDPEGEELTYAWDFDGDGTTDSTSAAPSHTYTENGVFDARLTVTDPAGKIGTATVPITVGNTRPEVDFGLPPTGSFFNFGDDITWDVSVTDAEDSPEGDEIDDEQVIIQPALGHDAHAHPAEPLHGRTGTVATSLGGGHGEDMNVFYVIDARYTDRGGEGDVPALTGSDTTLIFPKKREAEFHAASDGTTTIPSRDVEGGGSVITGSNGSWASYDPVSLYGVQALNLRVAAAAEGTIELRRDAADGELLGTAEIPQTGLGTFTDVTVEVTDPLEPFTLYVVFPGEGERRLNFIEADGKGVSDTTRPKVRITSPEAGVRLEQGEMAVTAEADDTENTVTQVEFFVDGESIGVDTTAPYEATWNPTADNYYELTAVATNDKGLYTRSRVVLAQVGDLFAGMKTFTNANGTFEQLAEGKYLVTSGGANMWQGTNEYSTIYREQGADDTWSATVKVNSQGNSNGSAKAGIIVRNDVTQTANSQGYAALGMRPNGGFEWLRGNASGQLTTSTGASSTSYPAWVRIVRDGDLYTASWSKDGENFTQIGEPQALPGAASVQDVGLFVTAHSTTATSAVEFQDFVFDDDPQTEEPGGENPPQCLADSSDEFDGDALDPRWTVVRQAEGQPITVADGHAVLPVVQGDINEAVTGPISYLGQPAPAGAWTLETKLDVPLARHWQHAGLLVHVNDDEYTKLAFTKNQSGARFLEFQTETGGSRTWHGQTDVAAGFPSAIHLRLVSDGSAITAAYSADGQAWTALAGSAPVKPDATFGVMAGGDTATANTVAKVDYVHVTGAEPDDGVREPSDEFEGDALDGCRWDAIVRYDGSKVAVADGELRITTQPGDINAGNNGDPRNFVLQTAPEGDWVVETRMKAPLVHRWQLAGLIAYGDDDNYVKADVLAKNAPGAALNLGAELVSEKGGQFGNGGNRQLELADSTESGYWYVRLEKVGSTYQGWVSDGGVNWTPLGAPVTNDAPLTKVGLMAIGPEQETPVTVAFDWFRLTTESEPEPTVDVEVTASARCLAGKAYLAIRATNVDEAPVAITLTTPFGSKEFGAVEVGGNAYQSFASRATSFDAGTATVTATLGDVTTEIEVPYDAVSCG